Genomic segment of Clostridium sp. Marseille-P299:
TTTGGTTTATTTTATAGGAGTAAATTTATTGAGAAAGAAATCACATATTTCAGTAGCTAAATTTTTAATCGATAACATGAATGTAAATTCTTTGCATAACCATAAGTTATCTTTTTTACTTGGAAGTATATTACCAGATTGTATGCCGTCATTCTTAACTAGGAAACATACAATTGAGGAAACATTTTATATATTGAAAAAGGAAATTCGAAATTTAACAGAAGAATACGATGCCGAAAAAGGTGAAGGAGTCTATTTCTGCAGGCATTTAGGAATAATTACCCATTATGTTGCAGATTATTTTACCTTACCTCATAACAAGATCTTTAGCGGGTCCCTTAAAGATCATATAAGTTATGAAAAAAAGCTTAAATTTGAGTTAAAATCATATATACATAATGATAATTTAGAGCTTAGCCGCGATAAGAATAGTTCTATGAAAACGGTAGATGATATTTGTGCATTTATTATGAAAATGCATCAAATTTATATAAAAGTAGCAAATGAGATAAAAGAAGATTGCCAATACATCATTGAATTATGCCATTATGTTGTAGATGCGATTTTTCAATTTATTGAATTTCAGAGAGAGAAACATCTTTATGCGGTATTGCAACATTAAATAAGTTAAAATAGTATGTATGGCTGTCATAAAATTGTTATTTGTATGGATTCTTAAGTAAGAATACATAGAAATGATTTTTTGTGATGGCCTTTTTTATTATTTGTAATAATGATTCATTTTCGTAATTTTTATGTTTATAATTTTTTTGCTATGTGGGAATAACATTGAATA
This window contains:
- a CDS encoding zinc dependent phospholipase C family protein, encoding MRKKSHISVAKFLIDNMNVNSLHNHKLSFLLGSILPDCMPSFLTRKHTIEETFYILKKEIRNLTEEYDAEKGEGVYFCRHLGIITHYVADYFTLPHNKIFSGSLKDHISYEKKLKFELKSYIHNDNLELSRDKNSSMKTVDDICAFIMKMHQIYIKVANEIKEDCQYIIELCHYVVDAIFQFIEFQREKHLYAVLQH